A portion of the Micromonospora vinacea genome contains these proteins:
- a CDS encoding GNAT family N-acetyltransferase gives MPLLVAPALPAGSLAAQEQPHLPVRPGLALRPWRDDDAPAVRAAFDCPVIQRWHVRRLDSDDEALSWTAQWAGRWRDESAASWAVVDADDRPVGQVGLRDVLLTEASAQVSYWVVPTARSRGIATEALLALTRWSFSRGGFHRLALEHSTGNAASCRVAGRAGFAEEGVARLSVRHADGWHDMHRHARLATLMESGADRDGGGRSVGVGDPDLGGGRGQHQ, from the coding sequence ATGCCGCTGCTCGTCGCACCCGCCCTGCCCGCCGGTAGCCTCGCCGCCCAGGAGCAACCCCACCTTCCGGTACGCCCCGGGCTGGCGCTGCGGCCGTGGCGTGACGACGACGCCCCGGCCGTTCGGGCCGCCTTCGACTGTCCGGTGATCCAGCGATGGCACGTGCGTCGCCTCGACAGCGACGACGAGGCACTGTCGTGGACGGCGCAGTGGGCCGGCCGTTGGCGTGACGAGAGCGCCGCCAGTTGGGCGGTCGTCGACGCCGACGACCGGCCCGTCGGTCAGGTGGGGTTGCGCGACGTGCTGCTGACCGAGGCGTCGGCGCAGGTGTCGTACTGGGTGGTGCCCACTGCGCGCAGCCGGGGGATCGCCACCGAGGCGCTGCTCGCCCTGACCCGGTGGAGCTTCAGCCGGGGCGGGTTTCACCGGCTAGCGCTGGAGCATTCGACCGGCAACGCGGCGTCCTGCCGGGTGGCCGGGCGGGCCGGTTTCGCGGAGGAGGGCGTGGCCCGCCTGTCGGTGCGTCACGCCGACGGCTGGCACGACATGCACCGGCACGCACGGTTGGCGACCTTGATGGAGTCAGGGGCCGACCGGGACGGTGGTGGTCGTTCCGTTGGTGTCGGTGACCCGGACCTCGGTGGAGGTCGCGGGCAGCATCAGTAG
- a CDS encoding DinB family protein: MTSFPEPTTPAGSRTEVFLRYLDYFRESVVAKVSALAEPELRRSRLPSGWTPLELLTHLRHVELRWIEWGFQGRDVAEPWGDRRDDRWYVGPDETRADLVAALRAQGAHTTAVVTAHDLAEIGAPGPRWNGADPASLERVLFHLVQEYARHLGHLDVVAELAGGPTGE, encoded by the coding sequence ATGACGTCGTTCCCCGAGCCCACCACCCCGGCCGGCAGCCGCACCGAGGTCTTCCTGCGCTACCTGGACTACTTCCGGGAGTCAGTGGTGGCCAAGGTGTCGGCGCTGGCCGAGCCGGAGCTGCGGCGCAGCCGGCTGCCGTCCGGGTGGACCCCGCTGGAGCTGCTCACCCACCTGCGCCACGTGGAGCTGCGCTGGATCGAGTGGGGCTTTCAGGGTCGCGACGTGGCCGAGCCGTGGGGCGACCGGCGAGACGACCGCTGGTACGTCGGCCCCGACGAGACCCGCGCGGATCTGGTGGCAGCACTGCGGGCGCAGGGCGCGCACACCACGGCCGTGGTGACGGCACACGACCTGGCCGAGATCGGCGCGCCGGGCCCGCGCTGGAACGGCGCGGACCCGGCGTCGCTGGAGCGGGTCCTGTTCCACCTGGTCCAGGAGTACGCCCGGCACCTGGGTCACCTCGACGTGGTCGCCGAACTCGCCGGCGGCCCGACCGGCGAGTGA
- a CDS encoding Type 1 glutamine amidotransferase-like domain-containing protein, which yields MKFLLTSSGICNPSISDALVELLGKPIAESTALFIPTGVYPFPGGAERAWKAVHGRASIPLSQLGWKSLGILELTALPTIREENWVPAVREADALLVWGGDVLYLTYWLRQSGLADLLPSLSDTVYVGVSAGSIAVTPYNCDAEFDIQFVPDGSDMAQGADRALGLVDFTLYPHLNHPDMEDTGLSDIQKWASGIPVPTYAIDDKTAIKVVDGTVDVISEGDWRLINP from the coding sequence ATGAAGTTCCTTCTCACGTCGTCGGGCATCTGTAACCCGAGCATCTCCGACGCGCTCGTCGAGCTGCTGGGCAAGCCGATCGCCGAGTCCACGGCCCTGTTCATCCCCACTGGTGTCTACCCCTTTCCCGGCGGAGCCGAGAGGGCGTGGAAGGCGGTCCACGGCCGGGCTTCGATCCCGTTGTCCCAGCTCGGTTGGAAATCCCTGGGGATATTGGAACTCACCGCGCTGCCGACCATTCGAGAAGAGAACTGGGTCCCGGCGGTCCGGGAGGCCGATGCCCTCCTCGTCTGGGGCGGCGATGTGCTGTACCTGACGTACTGGCTGCGCCAGTCGGGCCTGGCCGACCTCCTGCCGTCGCTGAGTGACACGGTTTATGTGGGGGTCAGCGCCGGGAGCATCGCGGTCACCCCGTACAACTGCGACGCCGAATTCGACATCCAATTCGTCCCTGACGGCAGCGACATGGCGCAGGGTGCCGACCGGGCGCTGGGGCTTGTGGATTTCACGCTGTACCCCCACCTCAACCACCCCGACATGGAGGACACCGGGCTGTCCGACATCCAGAAGTGGGCGTCCGGGATCCCGGTCCCGACCTACGCCATCGACGACAAAACCGCCATCAAGGTGGTCGATGGCACCGTTGACGTCATCTCCGAAGGCGACTGGAGACTGATCAACCCCTGA